In a genomic window of Leptospira hartskeerlii:
- a CDS encoding ankyrin repeat domain-containing protein yields the protein MNLFTSKFTVLPFYVRSALLVLGIFLMSCISTQYAGGGGGGSPYPSDFVYKGDLFGLQNCLRAGYSVDTRDPFTRNFTPLMIAAREGEVEIAEFLVRNGADINAKTRDGHTALMMAVYNRNLDIVKLLLKNGANVHIKSKQGHTAFSEASLEESIQIKELLASHEIGPKR from the coding sequence ATGAATCTTTTCACTTCCAAGTTTACAGTTCTTCCTTTTTACGTAAGGAGCGCCTTGCTCGTTTTGGGAATTTTTCTGATGAGTTGCATTTCTACTCAATACGCAGGAGGAGGTGGTGGTGGGAGTCCTTATCCTTCCGACTTTGTTTATAAGGGAGATCTATTCGGTTTACAAAATTGTTTGAGAGCCGGCTATTCTGTGGATACGAGAGATCCTTTTACTAGAAATTTTACTCCTTTGATGATAGCAGCGAGAGAAGGAGAAGTAGAGATCGCAGAATTTTTAGTTCGGAACGGTGCGGACATTAACGCCAAAACTAGGGACGGCCATACGGCTCTTATGATGGCTGTTTACAACCGGAATCTGGATATAGTTAAACTTCTTTTGAAGAATGGTGCGAATGTACATATCAAAAGTAAACAAGGTCACACTGCATTTTCGGAAGCAAGTTTAGAAGAATCTATCCAGATCAAAGAATTGCTGGCTTCTCATGAGATCGGTCCAAAAAGATGA
- a CDS encoding sterol desaturase family protein: protein MAINACDFGWECVRNFGLFQLSMNFIRYYPLAGLAFFIFWVWKKGYFEKYRIQKSFPKWEKVVYEIKQSAVTMVMFSLVAVVSFSLQKLGYLPRALYFDISERGWAYAILSYILITVWHETWFYWAHRLMHHKKVYTFVHAIHHKSVNPSPLAAYNFHWAEAFLEAIYVVPFISLVPIHFGVFIFHTFYAMVMNIWWHLGYEFFPKGWASNPITKWINTSTHHNLHHQKFHGNYSLYFNFWDRIMGTNFPNYETYFDEVAAKKEDYEKNPITSEIGFAK, encoded by the coding sequence ATGGCAATCAACGCTTGTGATTTCGGTTGGGAATGCGTTCGGAATTTCGGACTATTCCAACTATCAATGAACTTTATCAGATACTACCCTTTGGCAGGGCTTGCATTCTTCATATTCTGGGTTTGGAAAAAAGGATACTTTGAAAAGTACAGGATCCAGAAAAGTTTTCCAAAATGGGAAAAGGTAGTATACGAGATCAAACAATCTGCCGTGACAATGGTAATGTTCAGCTTGGTTGCAGTCGTTTCTTTCAGCTTACAAAAATTGGGATATCTTCCAAGAGCGCTCTACTTTGATATCTCCGAAAGAGGTTGGGCTTACGCGATCTTAAGTTATATCTTGATTACAGTTTGGCATGAGACCTGGTTTTATTGGGCTCATAGGTTAATGCATCACAAAAAAGTTTACACATTCGTACATGCAATCCATCATAAATCCGTAAACCCTTCTCCTTTAGCTGCTTACAATTTCCATTGGGCGGAAGCATTTTTGGAAGCGATCTACGTAGTACCATTCATAAGTTTGGTCCCAATCCATTTCGGAGTGTTTATATTCCATACATTCTATGCGATGGTGATGAATATCTGGTGGCATCTAGGATATGAATTTTTCCCGAAAGGTTGGGCAAGTAATCCGATCACAAAATGGATCAATACTTCTACCCATCATAACCTTCATCACCAAAAGTTTCATGGGAATTATAGTCTCTATTTCAATTTCTGGGATAGGATCATGGGAACAAATTTCCCGAATTACGAGACCTATTTCGACGAGGTAGCAGCGAAGAAAGAAGATTACGAAAAAAATCCTATAACCTCCGAGATAGGATTCGCAAAGTAG
- a CDS encoding helix-turn-helix domain-containing protein — translation MNEFGIQSYTSLFLVFSIGLAFLFSLGEIFSSPRGEKQNLLAFIFFLVGIFLSHAFLLTCKMIIHFPGLYLTHLPVSGLMGPFIERYLLLAMGNTPESKKIFYLKMIPALAIFIWMAPFYFSGGPEKIELLKSLQTTGLPLFLKIPVLSTMGVMFAFLFSTFFRLFWGFRFSVIYKDPRMLTIFAVSVSILIILLYGSISVFLGSIRGLEGVGSLIGIFLCSLYILRQGFPEFFLEVQRVVEEEKKYRASQLGGLDLEDIKQNLEDLFQREKVFLKEDLTLGFLAGKLEISTHQLSEYLNNEIGKNFFQLLNEYRVEEAKKKIESDPQEVLLSIAYSSGFGSKSAFNEVFRKETGFTPSEYRNKIRKNKSK, via the coding sequence ATGAACGAGTTCGGGATCCAATCTTATACTTCTTTATTTTTAGTCTTTTCGATCGGACTCGCATTTTTATTTTCTTTAGGGGAAATATTCTCTTCTCCCAGAGGAGAAAAACAAAACTTACTGGCCTTTATTTTTTTCTTAGTAGGGATCTTTCTATCTCATGCATTCTTGCTAACATGTAAGATGATCATTCACTTCCCAGGTTTGTATCTAACACATCTTCCTGTTTCCGGACTGATGGGACCTTTTATAGAACGTTATCTTCTTCTTGCGATGGGAAACACCCCGGAGTCTAAAAAAATATTTTATCTGAAGATGATTCCCGCACTCGCGATATTTATTTGGATGGCGCCCTTCTATTTTTCAGGAGGCCCGGAAAAGATCGAATTACTCAAAAGCCTACAAACCACCGGTCTTCCTTTATTCTTAAAAATTCCGGTATTAAGCACAATGGGAGTCATGTTCGCGTTCCTGTTTTCCACATTCTTCCGTTTGTTTTGGGGTTTTAGATTCTCAGTCATATACAAGGACCCGAGAATGCTTACGATCTTTGCAGTAAGCGTTAGCATTCTAATCATTTTATTATACGGATCTATATCCGTATTTTTAGGATCTATCAGAGGTTTAGAAGGTGTAGGTTCTTTAATCGGGATCTTCTTATGTTCTTTGTACATTCTGCGCCAAGGATTCCCCGAATTTTTCTTAGAAGTACAAAGAGTGGTAGAAGAAGAAAAAAAATATAGGGCCTCTCAACTTGGCGGACTAGATCTTGAAGATATCAAACAAAACTTAGAAGACTTATTTCAAAGGGAGAAGGTATTCTTAAAGGAAGATCTGACTCTCGGATTTTTAGCAGGCAAATTAGAGATTAGTACCCATCAACTTTCGGAATATCTGAACAATGAAATTGGAAAAAATTTCTTTCAATTACTGAATGAATACAGGGTAGAAGAGGCCAAAAAGAAAATAGAATCAGATCCTCAGGAAGTTTTATTGTCCATCGCCTACTCTTCAGGATTTGGCTCTAAATCCGCTTTTAACGAGGTTTTCCGAAAGGAGACCGGATTTACACCCTCCGAATACAGAAACAAGATCCGCAAAAATAAGTCCAAGTAG
- a CDS encoding type II toxin-antitoxin system VapC family toxin has product MTAVLVDTSVWINHLRKADPKLTELLRLGLVRRHPMVEGELSLGNFKNKNFFLTEYAQLKEVPIANHKEAMIFSERNSLAGLGIGWIDAHLLASCVLGSAKLYSADLSLVKAAEKVGIAEITT; this is encoded by the coding sequence ATGACGGCGGTGCTTGTAGATACTTCTGTTTGGATCAATCATCTACGAAAAGCGGATCCGAAACTTACGGAACTTCTCCGCCTAGGTTTGGTCAGACGTCATCCTATGGTAGAGGGAGAACTCAGCCTGGGAAATTTTAAGAATAAGAACTTTTTTCTAACTGAGTACGCCCAATTAAAAGAAGTTCCGATCGCAAACCATAAAGAAGCCATGATCTTTTCGGAAAGAAATTCCCTGGCGGGACTCGGAATCGGTTGGATTGACGCACATTTGCTTGCAAGTTGTGTCTTAGGAAGTGCAAAATTATATTCTGCAGACTTGTCTTTAGTAAAGGCTGCGGAGAAGGTTGGCATCGCGGAAATTACAACATGA